The following coding sequences lie in one Kamptonema formosum PCC 6407 genomic window:
- the cas6 gene encoding type I-MYXAN CRISPR-associated protein Cas6/Cmx6: MLITECDREERQDNNLPYVELCFSLIGKTLPADHGYGLYSAIAHSQEELHNLAGVSIQTIQGMPDKQGVIHLSDRSKLRIRLPGDKVPLVYPLAGKQLTIGKHAIRLGIPQIFVLQPAARLRSRIVIIKGFQEPDTFLVAAKRQLDDLQIQGNLTIPLNEEGEFSRKAIKVKTFSVVGFSLEVMDLSDDDSIKLQALGLGGKHRMGCGIFNTLPRAWRFDNV; this comes from the coding sequence ATGCTAATCACTGAATGCGATCGCGAGGAACGACAAGATAATAATTTGCCTTATGTAGAGTTGTGTTTTAGTCTCATCGGTAAAACTTTACCTGCGGATCATGGGTATGGTTTGTATTCCGCGATCGCACACTCTCAAGAGGAACTTCACAATTTAGCAGGGGTGAGTATTCAAACCATTCAGGGAATGCCTGATAAGCAAGGGGTAATTCATTTAAGCGATCGCTCTAAATTGAGAATCCGCCTACCTGGAGACAAAGTGCCGTTGGTGTATCCCTTAGCGGGCAAGCAATTAACTATTGGTAAGCACGCAATTCGGCTAGGAATCCCGCAAATTTTTGTATTGCAACCTGCCGCGAGATTGCGATCGCGCATTGTGATTATTAAGGGATTCCAAGAACCAGATACTTTTTTGGTAGCAGCAAAGCGACAATTGGATGATTTACAAATTCAAGGTAATCTGACAATTCCGCTGAATGAAGAGGGAGAATTTAGTCGGAAGGCAATTAAAGTTAAAACGTTTTCAGTAGTGGGTTTTAGTTTAGAAGTAATGGATCTCAGCGATGATGATTCTATTAAGTTGCAGGCTTTAGGATTGGGGGGTAAACATCGTATGGGTTGTGGGATTTTCAACACTTTGCCCCGTGCATGGAGGTTTGATAATGTCTAA